A DNA window from Ipomoea triloba cultivar NCNSP0323 chromosome 10, ASM357664v1 contains the following coding sequences:
- the LOC116033484 gene encoding glycosyltransferase family 92 protein Os08g0121900-like yields MARKARGNSAYVVVSLFIFFGLLYNRCIYHAAVSYYAVPFSGVAQPRTTKSAADFTANKLITENFRLGAGGAAPGRRVISTAPAIPAVAVAVPDWEVFVVASPEYSPLNLDEDDPYVCVFEQGESSPAIPVGVLPFPDRSLFKCESPRSARRRKVNKQPILTLSSSLINFTSPPENSQPSLLQWNFLAYDSITTADDVVLFVKGVNNRQGINRNPTELRCVFFPGDDTINAVKTAVTSSIQEVFRCKLPEFPAGKKQLIKVSLEIVGPNPIIVPTVAFYNPPLHLPEPETEPGTEPGNKKSKLCAATMVYNVAKNLKEWVMYHSRIGVERFILYDNNSDDELRQTVKNLVQQQGIDVTTYFWPWPKTQEAGFSHSTVYANSSCKWMIFTDVDEFLYSKSWDDFHAPSQSLLHSVLPETGDVAQLSVACLEFGPSNRTSHPTAGVTQGYNCRRKKENRHKSIVLLDAVDFSLVNVIHHFKLKPGFKTVKVKLEDMAVNHYKYQAWPEFKAKFRRRVSAYVIDWTRQENPNSNDRTPGLGYRPVEPEGWAMRFCDVYDEGLKLLTRRWFGVESPAGLRLAWQSR; encoded by the coding sequence ATGGCCAGAAAGGCTCGTGGGAACTCCGCGTACGTCGTCGTTTCGCTTTTCATCTTCTTCGGCTTGCTCTACAACCGTTGCATCTATCATGCCGCCGTTTCTTATTACGCCGTCCCCTTTTCCGGCGTCGCTCAGCCGCGAACCACCAAAAGCGCAGCAGACTTTACGGCGAATAAGCTCATCACTGAGAATTTCCGACTGGGAGCCGGCGGAGCCGCCCCTGGCCGTCGAGTGATCTCCACCGCGCCGGCGATTCCGGCGGTGGCCGTCGCGGTGCCGGACTGGGAGGTGTTTGTGGTGGCCTCGCCGGAATATTCGCCGTTGAATTTGGATGAAGATGACCCCTACGTCTGCGTATTCGAGCAGGGAGAATCCTCGCCGGCGATCCCCGTCGGAGTGTTGCCGTTTCCCGATCGGTCACTGTTCAAGTGCGAGTCTCCGAGAAGCGCTCGCCGGAGAAAGGTGAATAAGCAACCGATTTTGACTCTCTCGTCTTCTCTGATCAATTTCACTTCTCCCCCGGAAAATTCGCAACCGTCTCTGCTCCAGTGGAACTTTCTCGCGTACGACTCTATCACGACGGCggacgacgtcgttttgttcGTGAAAGGCGTTAACAACCGTCAAGGCATCAACCGGAACCCAACGGAACTCCGTTGCGTTTTCTTCCCGGGAGATGACACAATTAACGCCGTCAAAACCGCCGTCACCAGCTCAATACAAGAAGTCTTTCGCTGTAAGCTACCGGAATTCCCTGCCGGAAAAAAACAGCTCATCAAAGTCTCCCTCGAAATCGTGGGACCCAATCCGATCATCGTCCCCACCGTGGCTTTCTACAACCCGCCTCTCCACCTCCCCGAACCGGAAACCGAACCGGGAACTGAACCGGGAAATAAAAAGTCCAAGCTCTGCGCCGCCACAATGGTATATAACGTCGCGAAAAACTTAAAAGAATGGGTTATGTATCATTCTCGAATCGGAGTCGAAAGATTCATACTTTACGACAATAACAGCGACGACGAATTGCGACAAACAGTGAAAAACCTCGTACAACAACAAGGAATCGACGTAACAACCTATTTTTGGCCATGGCCGAAAACTCAAGAAGCCGGTTTTTCGCACAGCACAGTATACGCTAATAGCTCGTGTAAATGGATGATATTCACCGACGTCGACGAGTTTTTGTATTCAAAATCGTGGGACGATTTCCACGCGCCCTCACAATCGCTATTACACTCCGTTTTACCGGAAACCGGTGACGTGGCGCAACTCAGCGTGGCTTGTCTCGAGTTCGGGCCGTCGAACCGGACTTCCCACCCGACGGCGGGCGTAACGCAGGGGTATAATTGCCGGAGAAAGAAGGAAAATCGGCACAAATCGATTGTTTTATTGGACGCCGTGGATTTTTCATTGGTTAATGTAATTCATCATTTTAAGTTGAAGCCGGGGTTTAAGACGGTTAAGGTGAAGCTCGAAGATATGGCGGTGAATCACTATAAGTATCAGGCGTGGCCGGAGTTTAAGGCGAAGTTCCGGCGGAGGGTTTCGGCGTATGTGATCGACTGGACCCGGCAGGAGAATCCGAACTCGAATGACCGGACTCCCGGTCTAGGTTACAGGCCGGTCGAGCCGGAGGGTTGGGCGATGAGATTCTGTGACGTGTACGATGAGGGGTTGAAATTGCTGACGCGGAGATGGTTCGGCGTGGAATCTCCGGCGGGTCTCCGATTGGCTTGGCAGAGTAGATGA